One stretch of Qingrenia yutianensis DNA includes these proteins:
- a CDS encoding biotin/lipoyl-containing protein: MRKFNIKVNGTAYEVEVEEIGGAVSSAPAVSAPVSAPAAAPAPKAEAPKAAAPSGSAGSVKVEAPMPGTVLRVNVNVGDTVEEGQAVVILEAMKMENEIAAPKSGTVASINATQGSAVNTGDLLITLN; this comes from the coding sequence ATGAGAAAGTTTAATATAAAAGTAAACGGAACTGCATACGAAGTTGAGGTTGAAGAAATCGGCGGTGCAGTATCGAGCGCACCTGCTGTGAGCGCGCCCGTAAGCGCACCTGCCGCGGCGCCTGCTCCCAAAGCAGAGGCTCCCAAGGCCGCCGCTCCGTCGGGAAGTGCAGGAAGCGTAAAGGTTGAGGCTCCTATGCCGGGTACCGTTTTGAGAGTTAACGTAAACGTGGGCGACACTGTTGAAGAAGGTCAGGCGGTTGTAATTTTGGAGGCTATGAAAATGGAAAACGAAATTGCCGCACCGAAGTCGGGAACAGTTGCGTCCATCAACGCAACACAGGGTTCTGCCGTTAACACCGGCGACCTTTTAATCACCCTTAACTGA
- a CDS encoding OadG family protein, with amino-acid sequence MVNWGNALLVVVLGMGIVFIVLALIMFVLIIMEKVLAPKVNKDVKTAEKTETVQKAPETAPKRAVEAKTNGDGEIIAAITAAICASLNTSSYNIRIKSYRKLGESASAWNRASRNENVYKGF; translated from the coding sequence ATGGTAAACTGGGGCAATGCCTTATTGGTTGTTGTTTTGGGTATGGGCATAGTTTTTATCGTCCTTGCGCTCATTATGTTCGTTCTTATCATAATGGAAAAAGTTCTTGCGCCGAAGGTTAATAAAGACGTTAAAACTGCCGAAAAAACCGAAACGGTTCAAAAAGCACCCGAAACCGCACCGAAAAGGGCTGTTGAAGCAAAAACAAACGGCGACGGCGAAATTATTGCCGCGATAACCGCCGCAATCTGCGCGTCGCTTAATACTTCATCATATAACATTAGAATTAAATCGTACAGAAAACTCGGCGAGAGCGCGTCTGCGTGGAACAGAGCGTCGCGAAACGAGAATGTTTACAAGGGATTTTAA
- a CDS encoding sodium ion-translocating decarboxylase subunit beta, with the protein MICIACVLLYLAIVKGFEPLLLMPIAFGMLLANMPGANIMHNEMFVGTGNEEHFVMNFSDILHNGGLFDLLYLGVKLGIYPSLIFMGIGAMTDFSPLISNPKSLLLGAAAQLGVFTAFLGALALGFTMNEAMSIGIIGGADGPTAILVTKTLAPMLLPAIAIAAYSYMALIPIIQPPIMKLLTTKKERSIKMENLRQVSKTEKIIFPIAVSIIVALIVPDAVPLVGMLMLGNLFKESGVADRLSNTAQNELCNIVTIFLGVTVGATASADSFLKLKTLYIILLGLCAFCFSTAGGVLFGKLMCKVTKGKINPLIGSAGVSAVPMAARVSQVVGQKENPTNYLLMHAMGPNVAGVIGSAVAAGVFLTMAKFLG; encoded by the coding sequence ATGATTTGCATTGCTTGCGTACTGCTTTATCTTGCTATTGTAAAAGGCTTTGAACCGCTTCTTTTAATGCCGATTGCTTTCGGTATGCTCCTTGCAAATATGCCGGGCGCAAACATTATGCACAACGAAATGTTTGTCGGCACGGGAAACGAAGAACATTTTGTGATGAATTTTTCGGATATTCTTCACAACGGCGGTCTTTTCGATTTGCTTTATCTCGGTGTTAAGCTTGGAATTTATCCGTCGCTGATATTTATGGGAATAGGCGCTATGACAGACTTTTCTCCGCTTATTTCAAACCCCAAAAGCCTTCTTTTGGGTGCGGCGGCACAGCTTGGTGTATTTACGGCATTTTTGGGCGCGCTTGCGCTCGGGTTCACAATGAACGAGGCTATGAGTATCGGTATTATCGGCGGTGCGGACGGCCCGACGGCGATTTTGGTTACAAAAACGCTCGCTCCCATGCTCCTTCCGGCAATCGCTATCGCGGCATATTCGTATATGGCGCTTATCCCGATTATTCAGCCTCCTATTATGAAACTTCTCACCACCAAAAAGGAAAGAAGCATTAAAATGGAAAACCTGCGCCAGGTAAGCAAAACGGAAAAAATCATTTTCCCGATTGCCGTTTCCATTATCGTTGCTTTAATCGTTCCCGACGCAGTACCGCTCGTTGGTATGCTTATGCTCGGCAACCTTTTCAAAGAGTCGGGCGTTGCGGACAGACTTTCAAACACCGCACAGAACGAGCTTTGCAACATCGTAACGATTTTCCTCGGCGTAACGGTCGGCGCAACCGCGTCGGCAGACAGTTTTCTTAAGCTCAAAACGCTTTACATCATTCTTCTCGGACTTTGTGCGTTTTGTTTCAGCACTGCCGGCGGTGTGCTTTTCGGAAAACTTATGTGCAAGGTTACAAAAGGCAAAATCAATCCTCTTATCGGCTCGGCAGGCGTTTCTGCCGTTCCTATGGCGGCGAGGGTTTCGCAGGTTGTCGGACAGAAAGAAAACCCGACAAACTATTTGCTTATGCACGCTATGGGTCCTAACGTTGCAGGTGTTATCGGCTCCGCGGTTGCGGCAGGCGTGTTCCTCACAATGGCTAAATTTTTAGGATAA